From a single Anaerolineales bacterium genomic region:
- a CDS encoding polymer-forming cytoskeletal protein, translating to MKIKANLVRISLLLALLLLPTSNVLAQSSSGDVLLFGQNYTLQSGDTLNGSLAVIGGNANIEEDAKVNGDVALIGGNLSIIGDVDGDVALVGGNMTISGTVDGDIVIVGGQVLLTETAVVDGNIATIGGSVQREPGAEVSGNVTHNAPPTIDVPSVPTVPNVPNVGTPEVRVNVNPLWEIASVIGRALAVGFIGMLLTLFLQPQLDRVNSAIVRQPLIAGGYGLLAIIVAVIVIAILAVTIILIPIALLAALVVPLAWLLGMVALGQEVGDRFTKAINQVWAPVLSTGFGTFMLVLLVGLVGLIPCVGWLASFLATLTAIGGVAMTWFGTRNAPGGMLPPVQIEEIPPTS from the coding sequence ATGAAAATAAAAGCAAATCTGGTTCGCATCTCGCTGCTGCTGGCATTGTTGTTGCTGCCAACCAGTAATGTGCTGGCGCAAAGTTCGAGCGGGGATGTCCTGCTGTTCGGACAGAACTATACTCTGCAGAGCGGCGATACGCTCAACGGCAGTCTGGCAGTCATTGGCGGGAATGCCAATATCGAAGAAGACGCCAAGGTCAACGGTGATGTGGCGCTGATCGGCGGAAACCTCAGCATCATCGGTGATGTGGATGGCGATGTGGCGCTGGTCGGCGGGAACATGACCATCAGCGGAACCGTGGACGGCGACATTGTCATCGTCGGCGGGCAGGTGTTATTGACCGAAACCGCCGTCGTGGATGGAAATATCGCCACCATCGGCGGAAGCGTGCAGCGCGAACCCGGCGCGGAAGTCTCCGGCAATGTCACGCACAATGCGCCCCCCACCATCGACGTACCGAGTGTGCCGACCGTCCCGAATGTGCCCAATGTTGGCACGCCGGAAGTCAGGGTCAATGTCAACCCGCTCTGGGAGATCGCCAGCGTCATCGGACGCGCCTTGGCGGTCGGGTTCATCGGCATGCTGCTGACGCTCTTCCTCCAGCCGCAACTGGACCGCGTCAACTCGGCAATCGTTCGTCAGCCGCTGATCGCAGGCGGATATGGCTTGCTGGCGATCATTGTTGCGGTGATCGTAATCGCTATTTTGGCAGTCACCATCATCCTCATTCCCATTGCACTGCTTGCGGCATTGGTGGTCCCGCTTGCGTGGCTGCTCGGCATGGTGGCGCTCGGTCAGGAAGTGGGCGACCGCTTCACGAAAGCCATCAACCAAGTCTGGGCGCCGGTCCTTTCGACGGGATTCGGCACGTTCATGCTGGTGCTCTTGGTCGGGCTGGTCGGGTTGATCCCCTGCGTGGGCTGGCTGGCATCCTTCCTTGCCACGCTGACTGCCATTGGTGGCGTAGCCATGACGTGGTTCGGCACGCGCAACGCCCCCGGCGGGATGTTGCCGCCCGTTCAAATCGAAGAGATCCCGCCAACCTCGTAA
- a CDS encoding C45 family autoproteolytic acyltransferase/hydrolase has protein sequence MFKHEIPNTPTHNSPPPLIEISGTHREMGRQMGEAARVQVQHSVENARVLIDAAYDSLELTWDGAKIQGSKYLPFAEERYPQYVDELRGIAEGANVPFDDIVVLNAMEAVTMDALHLTRCTSMAVNDERTADGHVLAAHNEDWVPEDEGDVLIISAKPEKEPPFLAMTYGGLLPNVGFNAYGIAQLIDSVYPSDSRIGIPRLVVARAVLASRRISGAIGRTLIPHRAAGYNHLLIHESGELYSVEVSARRFEILYGHDGYMVHTNHYIDPHMRQIEKEPEELLSSRVRYFRASRLIQQTEKHTIKSLQAIQKDHVNIPNSICNHNIEGADPLDREKTISAMVMDLTSREMHVTWGNPCKNVYHTYHLNA, from the coding sequence ATGTTCAAGCACGAAATCCCAAATACCCCTACTCACAATTCCCCCCCGCCACTCATTGAGATCTCCGGCACACACCGCGAGATGGGACGCCAGATGGGCGAAGCCGCCCGTGTACAAGTTCAACACAGCGTCGAGAATGCACGCGTGCTGATTGACGCCGCCTACGATAGCCTCGAACTCACCTGGGACGGCGCAAAAATTCAGGGAAGCAAATACCTGCCATTCGCCGAGGAGCGTTATCCGCAATACGTGGATGAATTGCGCGGCATTGCCGAGGGCGCAAATGTCCCCTTCGACGACATCGTCGTGCTCAACGCAATGGAAGCCGTCACCATGGACGCGCTTCACCTGACGCGCTGCACCAGCATGGCGGTCAATGACGAGCGCACAGCAGACGGTCACGTACTCGCTGCGCACAACGAAGACTGGGTCCCGGAAGACGAAGGCGACGTTCTCATCATTTCCGCCAAACCTGAGAAAGAACCGCCTTTCCTTGCCATGACCTACGGTGGACTCCTGCCCAACGTCGGATTCAACGCCTATGGCATCGCCCAACTCATCGACTCGGTCTACCCTTCCGACTCGCGCATCGGAATCCCCCGACTCGTGGTTGCCCGTGCCGTGCTTGCCTCACGCCGAATCTCCGGCGCCATCGGGCGGACGCTCATCCCCCACCGCGCGGCGGGCTACAACCATCTGCTCATCCACGAAAGCGGCGAGTTGTACTCCGTGGAAGTGTCAGCGCGCAGGTTCGAGATCCTATATGGACATGATGGATATATGGTGCACACCAATCACTACATCGACCCGCACATGAGACAGATCGAGAAAGAACCGGAGGAACTGCTCTCCTCCCGCGTACGCTACTTCCGCGCCTCGCGGCTCATCCAACAGACCGAAAAACACACCATCAAAAGCCTGCAAGCCATCCAGAAAGACCATGTCAATATACCTAATTCGATCTGCAATCACAACATCGAAGGCGCGGACCCGCTCGACCGCGAAAAGACCATCAGCGCCATGGTAATGGATCTGACCTCGCGTGAAATGCACGTCACCTGGGGAAACCCCTGCAAGAATGTGTATCATACCTATCACTTGAACGCTTAA
- a CDS encoding MFS transporter, translating to MALIFDTIFSSIAVGHFIVDVFNASRPVLLTYLGLSEWEIALFSTIYIWASALTQPFFGWLSDRMGPRWLSAGGVLWMAVFYSAALLFPGNIGLGCLIIAALGSSAFHPVGTVQATLRGRDLLKGRETTAASLFFMAGQLGHFIGPIITGLILASYDITGMLIVPVVALPIGFALLRQLRANHPHPKPANVSTSNRASAGIAFIIVLALVAALQSWAQANMVNLIPKYIKDLGQSATVYGSMAGLFMGGSAIGNVMGGFLGDRYPKRFVAAAMLFFAATPIYLLSQIGWSGWLYALIPLAGALTGSVHSIMVVFAQRIIPGGMALASGLILGFIFSSGALGLLYTGHLAELHGFPYVLTLTTGMVLVASPLALLLKEPAQQNA from the coding sequence ATGGCTCTCATTTTTGACACCATTTTTTCGTCCATTGCCGTTGGTCATTTCATTGTGGACGTTTTCAATGCCAGCCGCCCGGTTCTGCTGACCTATCTCGGCTTAAGCGAATGGGAGATCGCCCTGTTTTCGACCATTTACATCTGGGCGTCTGCGCTAACGCAGCCATTCTTCGGCTGGCTTTCAGATCGCATGGGTCCGCGCTGGCTTTCTGCCGGCGGAGTGCTGTGGATGGCGGTCTTTTATTCGGCGGCTTTGTTGTTCCCTGGAAATATTGGTTTGGGATGCCTGATCATCGCTGCACTGGGGTCTTCCGCATTTCACCCGGTGGGCACCGTCCAAGCCACCCTGCGCGGACGCGACCTTCTGAAAGGACGTGAAACTACCGCCGCCTCCCTCTTCTTCATGGCAGGACAGCTTGGTCACTTTATCGGTCCCATCATTACTGGCTTGATTCTTGCCTCCTATGACATAACGGGCATGCTAATTGTGCCTGTAGTTGCCCTGCCTATCGGCTTTGCTTTGCTCCGTCAATTACGCGCCAACCACCCGCATCCAAAACCTGCGAACGTATCAACTTCCAACCGCGCAAGTGCGGGTATCGCCTTTATCATCGTGCTGGCATTGGTGGCTGCTTTACAATCCTGGGCGCAGGCGAACATGGTCAATCTCATTCCAAAATACATCAAGGATCTGGGACAAAGTGCGACGGTCTACGGCAGTATGGCTGGATTGTTCATGGGCGGGTCGGCGATCGGTAATGTGATGGGCGGTTTTCTCGGCGACAGATATCCCAAGCGTTTTGTAGCCGCCGCCATGCTCTTTTTTGCCGCTACCCCGATCTATCTCCTCAGCCAGATCGGCTGGTCTGGCTGGCTTTACGCTTTGATTCCCCTTGCCGGCGCATTGACGGGTTCTGTGCACAGCATTATGGTGGTTTTTGCCCAACGTATCATTCCCGGCGGGATGGCGCTGGCTTCCGGCTTGATACTCGGCTTTATCTTTTCTTCCGGCGCGCTGGGATTGCTGTACACCGGTCATCTGGCGGAATTACACGGCTTCCCCTATGTGTTGACCTTGACAACCGGCATGGTGCTGGTCGCTTCGCCGCTGGCATTGTTATTGAAGGAACCCGCGCAACAAAACGCGTGA
- the nadD gene encoding nicotinate-nucleotide adenylyltransferase, whose product MANNKIGLFGGTFDPPHIGHLILAGEAVSQFKLDRLLWMLTPDPPHKLDNPITPLEHRLPMLQGMIAHNPVFELSRLEIDRPGPHYTIDTIKLLAGQEPNAEIYLLIGGDSLWELSTWRLPADLVAAVSKIGVMRRPVDFTDLAEIESQLPGVTEKIHFVDALLQPVSSRELRRRIAAGEMYRYYVPSSVYDYIETHHLYRGN is encoded by the coding sequence ATGGCAAACAATAAAATCGGCTTGTTTGGCGGAACCTTCGACCCGCCGCATATCGGTCATCTCATCCTCGCGGGGGAGGCGGTTTCCCAGTTCAAGTTGGATCGCCTGCTCTGGATGCTGACCCCCGACCCTCCCCACAAACTGGACAATCCCATCACACCGCTTGAACATCGTTTACCGATGTTGCAGGGCATGATTGCGCATAATCCGGTCTTTGAACTGTCACGGCTTGAAATTGACCGTCCGGGACCGCATTACACGATCGACACCATTAAGCTGCTTGCCGGGCAGGAACCGAATGCGGAAATATACCTTTTGATCGGCGGCGATTCGCTGTGGGAATTATCCACTTGGCGCCTCCCGGCGGACCTCGTAGCTGCTGTTTCCAAAATCGGTGTGATGCGCCGCCCGGTCGACTTCACCGACCTCGCCGAGATCGAATCGCAGCTTCCCGGCGTGACAGAAAAGATCCACTTTGTTGACGCCCTCCTTCAGCCTGTCTCCTCACGCGAATTGCGCCGCCGCATTGCTGCCGGAGAAATGTACCGTTATTACGTGCCGTCGTCTGTGTACGATTACATTGAAACGCATCATCTGTATCGCGGAAATTAA
- a CDS encoding GAF domain-containing protein, which translates to MSDLTILSSKSPLKRIIHAVQALEAGEYSPHLLHDLAEEKGELGQLAQILDKMAHTVSQRDNRLRLLQKVIPIGVSLSAEKDFDRLLESLVAEAQTFTNADAGTLYLLEEDSLKFVILRNISLDLKMGGTSGNEIPFYPVRLHQDDGSENRTNVASYAALTRQRVNIADAYMAEGFDFSGTKAFDQKTKYYSKSFLTIPLENKDGKVIGVLQLINAKDPVSDEIIPFAADDVLEALILLATAALDGYIREAALRQEIAKLKIEIDESRRAKQVAEITETKFFQELRDKAKNIRERGKK; encoded by the coding sequence ATGTCTGATCTTACTATTCTCAGTTCCAAATCGCCGTTAAAGCGCATTATCCATGCGGTGCAGGCGCTCGAGGCTGGAGAATATTCGCCTCATTTGCTCCATGATCTCGCCGAGGAAAAGGGCGAACTTGGGCAGCTTGCACAGATATTGGATAAGATGGCGCACACCGTTTCCCAACGGGATAACCGTCTGCGCCTGCTTCAAAAGGTGATTCCCATCGGTGTTTCGCTTTCTGCGGAGAAGGATTTTGACCGCCTGCTCGAATCACTGGTGGCGGAGGCGCAGACTTTTACGAACGCTGACGCCGGGACGTTGTACCTGCTGGAGGAGGACAGCTTGAAGTTCGTCATCCTGCGGAACATTTCGCTTGACTTGAAAATGGGCGGAACAAGCGGGAACGAGATCCCCTTTTACCCGGTGAGACTGCATCAGGATGATGGAAGCGAGAATCGGACGAACGTCGCCTCCTACGCGGCACTGACGCGCCAGCGCGTCAACATTGCGGACGCATACATGGCGGAGGGGTTCGACTTCTCCGGTACAAAAGCCTTCGACCAGAAGACAAAATACTACTCCAAATCCTTCCTGACCATCCCGCTCGAGAACAAGGATGGAAAAGTGATCGGCGTGCTGCAATTGATCAACGCCAAGGACCCGGTCAGCGACGAGATCATCCCCTTTGCCGCTGACGATGTGCTCGAGGCGCTCATCCTGCTCGCCACCGCCGCCCTGGACGGTTACATCCGCGAGGCAGCCCTGCGTCAGGAGATCGCCAAGCTCAAGATCGAGATCGATGAGTCGCGCCGCGCCAAACAGGTGGCAGAGATCACCGAAACGAAATTCTTTCAGGAACTTAGGGACAAGGCGAAAAACATTCGGGAGCGGGGAAAGAAATAG
- a CDS encoding FAD-dependent oxidoreductase yields MSQNFDAIIIGAGVIGTSIAFHLAKRGLKPVILEQKQMGFGATGSSSGLVRMHYDLEVESRLAWQSFQYFRNWSERVGGECGFRRTGFLHIEPAKHIEKLRANVEMHQKIGIPSEIITGDEVKKLSPSFKTDDIEFAAYEPESGYADATLTANSFLTAAKEHGAVYAQDCGVTAAQTAGGKVTGVQSTRGDFSAPIVINAAGAWAGKVSDLFGVSIPLDTWTHDVVHVRRPAHIKDHLTVIDSSLNMYFRPDSGDLTLVALEDDSRLGESPEADLGYVAKDFVERAIDRICKRIPAMEEGSLHSTHVGRDGLTPDQRAIIGAAGPEGYYLVTGFSGTGFKLSPAVGLCVSELIVDGKASTVDISGFDPARFERGETLKGQNDYGFIWRNEQK; encoded by the coding sequence ATGTCACAGAATTTCGATGCGATCATCATTGGGGCAGGTGTCATAGGCACAAGCATTGCCTTCCACCTCGCAAAACGAGGCTTGAAGCCGGTCATTCTCGAGCAAAAACAAATGGGATTTGGCGCCACTGGAAGTTCCAGCGGGCTTGTCCGCATGCACTACGACCTCGAAGTGGAATCCCGCCTTGCCTGGCAGAGTTTCCAATATTTCCGTAACTGGAGCGAGCGCGTGGGTGGCGAGTGCGGTTTCCGTCGTACCGGCTTCCTGCACATCGAACCCGCCAAGCACATCGAGAAATTGCGCGCAAACGTCGAAATGCATCAAAAGATCGGCATCCCATCCGAAATCATTACAGGGGACGAAGTAAAAAAACTTTCTCCATCCTTCAAAACAGATGACATCGAATTCGCGGCATACGAGCCTGAATCTGGATACGCAGATGCAACGCTCACCGCGAATTCCTTTTTGACCGCCGCAAAAGAACATGGCGCTGTCTACGCGCAAGATTGTGGTGTGACCGCCGCCCAAACCGCTGGAGGTAAGGTGACCGGTGTGCAGAGTACGCGCGGCGATTTTTCTGCACCGATTGTCATCAATGCCGCCGGGGCGTGGGCTGGCAAGGTCAGTGATCTGTTCGGCGTTTCCATCCCGTTGGATACGTGGACTCATGATGTCGTCCATGTCCGACGCCCCGCTCATATAAAAGACCATCTGACCGTGATCGACAGTTCGCTCAATATGTACTTCCGGCCTGATTCCGGTGACCTGACCCTGGTCGCCCTCGAAGATGACAGCCGCCTCGGCGAATCCCCTGAAGCGGACTTGGGCTATGTCGCCAAGGATTTCGTCGAGCGCGCCATTGACCGCATTTGCAAACGCATCCCCGCCATGGAGGAAGGCTCATTGCACTCCACCCACGTTGGCAGGGACGGATTGACTCCGGATCAGCGGGCAATTATCGGCGCGGCAGGACCCGAGGGTTATTACCTCGTCACCGGTTTCAGCGGCACCGGCTTCAAACTCTCCCCTGCCGTCGGTTTGTGCGTCAGCGAATTGATCGTGGACGGCAAAGCATCCACGGTGGATATCTCCGGTTTTGACCCCGCCCGCTTTGAGCGCGGGGAAACACTCAAAGGACAGAACGATTACGGCTTCATCTGGCGTAACGAACAAAAGTAG
- a CDS encoding DPP IV N-terminal domain-containing protein: MNSRTKKLKLITISIFLLIFAVAVSACGAEGNFLAGGAGASNAEEEITATPAAEEPIVEPPTPTPIPEPFGRIIFVSNREGQKNLFITAPNGTDLNRLTANGSEDSTPRISPDGTKIAFVSTVNNNMDIYILDLGSGAITRVTDTPEKDSSPSWSPDGTRLAFESFRDGNFEIYITNIDGTNQIRITNDSSGDSSPVWSPVGNEIAFVSNRYGNADILLTSLNGSISTLTTNVAPDSAPTWSPNGSRIAFQTHDGELSHLCIIGRDGLGQNCITSAMAKYSPPAWSPDGNWIAASAPDSGIHLFSLADNSMTQLSAPGIEPLGIPSWSPDGLRLVLQAQTGGSTELFMTLIQTNEFTQLTFTNSYNGEPHWFNN; the protein is encoded by the coding sequence ATGAATTCACGTACTAAAAAGTTAAAACTCATCACTATAAGTATATTTCTGCTTATCTTTGCAGTTGCAGTAAGTGCATGCGGTGCTGAAGGAAATTTTCTGGCAGGTGGTGCCGGTGCTTCAAACGCCGAAGAGGAGATCACTGCCACTCCCGCCGCTGAAGAGCCGATCGTTGAGCCGCCTACTCCCACGCCCATCCCCGAACCGTTCGGGCGCATCATCTTCGTTTCCAACCGCGAAGGTCAAAAAAATCTATTCATCACCGCACCGAACGGAACCGACCTGAACCGCCTTACCGCAAACGGCTCGGAAGACAGCACACCCCGCATTTCCCCCGATGGCACAAAGATCGCGTTCGTTTCCACGGTCAACAATAACATGGACATTTACATCCTTGACCTTGGCTCGGGCGCGATCACGCGTGTCACGGACACCCCTGAAAAAGACTCATCCCCCTCCTGGTCACCCGACGGCACAAGACTAGCCTTCGAATCCTTCCGCGATGGCAACTTCGAGATCTACATCACCAACATCGACGGCACCAACCAGATCCGCATCACAAACGACTCCTCCGGCGACAGCAGCCCCGTCTGGTCGCCGGTCGGCAACGAGATTGCATTTGTCAGCAACCGTTATGGAAACGCAGATATCCTGCTGACGTCGCTCAATGGCTCCATTTCCACACTGACGACGAACGTCGCCCCAGACTCCGCTCCAACCTGGTCGCCAAACGGAAGCCGCATCGCCTTTCAGACCCATGACGGCGAACTCTCTCATCTGTGCATCATCGGGCGTGATGGACTTGGACAAAACTGCATTACGTCCGCCATGGCGAAATATAGTCCGCCTGCCTGGTCACCCGATGGGAATTGGATCGCCGCCAGCGCACCGGACAGCGGCATCCATCTTTTCAGTCTGGCAGACAACTCCATGACCCAACTCTCCGCACCGGGGATCGAACCGCTTGGGATCCCATCCTGGTCACCGGATGGGTTGCGGCTGGTCCTTCAAGCCCAAACCGGGGGGAGTACCGAGCTTTTCATGACGCTCATTCAAACCAATGAGTTCACACAACTTACTTTCACAAATAGTTACAATGGAGAACCGCACTGGTTTAATAATTAA
- a CDS encoding adenylate/guanylate cyclase domain-containing protein yields the protein MLPESPLTTIESRLRYFLPAEMYASMWGNPSVDIMIEVHNHLRTLQRILHDYTSKQIDIKKLKPGDVKTDWQYGTMMFTDLAGFTKLMEANASKGQQGAETILKQLTKYFSAMIAVISKSGGELVEFTGDAMLVVFPKTNRDDDTVRAVRAGLRMQRAMKEFANIQTPSGVVDLQMRIGIHNGRFLTADIGTPRRMEHVLLGKDVQQAKLTEGNGRKGRVNLSAKAYERVQDQFQFEEGEAGYYLVVDNLSEGELGEYEITPMNRRTASSMIFDRKDKKEVLNNIVTLLNDIEPIASFLPASVLSLLVESAADRRIPPDFPHPTIMFVNFVGLPEAADRALPGEERKLALSFSRAFSLINAVVESRGGVLKKVTYHLFGSDIVIYFGVPTAHTNDEMRAASAAVAIREIIYNLKPPTIGNTQPEIFCQIGINTGPAFVAEVGEPRGRREYNVLGDTVNTAARLMNHAHKYQIIISEGVKQAIESKYDCAPLGEIPLKGKSAPMPLFELVQQKPKTDKK from the coding sequence ATGCTTCCCGAATCGCCGCTCACCACAATTGAAAGCAGGTTGCGATATTTCCTGCCCGCAGAAATGTACGCGTCCATGTGGGGGAATCCGTCCGTGGACATCATGATCGAAGTCCACAACCACCTGCGGACCTTGCAGCGGATCCTGCACGATTACACGTCCAAACAGATCGACATCAAAAAATTGAAGCCGGGCGATGTGAAAACCGACTGGCAGTACGGGACCATGATGTTCACCGACCTGGCTGGTTTCACAAAACTGATGGAAGCCAACGCATCCAAGGGGCAGCAGGGCGCGGAGACCATTCTGAAACAATTAACGAAATATTTCTCCGCCATGATCGCGGTGATCAGTAAATCGGGCGGGGAATTGGTCGAGTTTACCGGCGATGCGATGCTGGTCGTCTTTCCGAAAACCAACCGGGATGACGATACCGTGCGCGCCGTGCGCGCCGGTCTGCGCATGCAGAGAGCCATGAAAGAATTTGCGAACATCCAAACGCCCAGCGGCGTTGTGGACCTGCAAATGCGGATCGGCATTCACAACGGCAGGTTCCTCACCGCGGATATCGGCACACCGCGCCGCATGGAGCACGTCCTGCTTGGCAAGGATGTTCAGCAGGCAAAACTGACCGAAGGCAACGGGCGCAAAGGACGGGTCAATCTGTCAGCGAAGGCATATGAACGGGTGCAGGACCAATTTCAATTCGAGGAAGGCGAGGCGGGTTATTATCTGGTTGTGGATAATCTGAGCGAGGGCGAACTCGGCGAGTATGAGATCACGCCGATGAACAGGCGCACCGCCAGCAGTATGATCTTTGATAGAAAAGATAAAAAGGAAGTGCTGAACAATATTGTCACGCTGCTCAATGATATCGAACCGATCGCGAGCTTCCTGCCGGCGTCTGTGCTTTCCCTGCTCGTCGAGAGCGCCGCAGACCGCAGAATCCCGCCGGATTTTCCGCATCCCACCATTATGTTCGTCAATTTCGTCGGGTTGCCCGAGGCGGCGGACCGCGCGTTGCCGGGCGAGGAGCGAAAACTGGCGCTCAGTTTCTCGCGCGCGTTTTCACTGATCAACGCAGTTGTGGAATCGCGCGGCGGCGTATTGAAGAAAGTGACGTATCATCTGTTCGGTTCGGATATCGTCATTTATTTTGGCGTGCCGACCGCGCATACGAACGATGAAATGCGCGCGGCGTCGGCGGCGGTTGCCATTCGCGAGATCATCTACAATCTCAAGCCGCCCACCATCGGGAACACCCAACCGGAGATCTTCTGCCAGATCGGCATCAATACGGGACCCGCATTCGTGGCGGAGGTCGGCGAGCCGCGCGGACGACGCGAGTACAATGTGCTGGGCGACACGGTCAACACGGCGGCGCGTTTAATGAACCATGCGCACAAGTATCAGATCATCATCTCAGAGGGCGTGAAACAGGCGATTGAGTCAAAATATGATTGCGCGCCGCTGGGAGAGATTCCTTTGAAAGGAAAAAGCGCGCCGATGCCGCTGTTTGAGCTGGTTCAGCAGAAACCGAAAACTGACAAAAAATGA
- a CDS encoding MinD/ParA family protein: MNKGKIVSIHSFRGGTGKSNTTANLAAQVAMTGKRVGVVDTDIQSPGIHVLFGLDEDKMGKTMNDFLHGKATIREIGFSVGDNPVGGEGRAKLAGKNLWLFPSSIRGREISQILREGVDFNLLNEGLQTTITEFDLDYLFIDTHPGLNEETLLSIATSDILIILLRPDNQDIQGTSVTVDIARSLDVPNLFLLVNKALPKYDFSKIKKDIESEFNAPVTGVLPLTFDMADNASQDLFSLRYPDHEWSRALQGVVESVLSVK, translated from the coding sequence ATGAACAAGGGCAAGATCGTTTCCATCCATTCATTCCGCGGGGGGACGGGAAAATCGAATACGACCGCCAATCTTGCGGCGCAGGTCGCGATGACCGGCAAGCGCGTCGGCGTGGTGGATACGGATATCCAGTCGCCGGGCATCCATGTCCTTTTTGGGCTGGATGAGGACAAAATGGGCAAGACCATGAACGATTTCCTGCACGGGAAAGCCACCATCCGTGAGATCGGATTCTCGGTCGGCGATAACCCTGTCGGCGGGGAGGGACGCGCAAAACTGGCGGGCAAGAATCTGTGGCTGTTTCCATCCAGCATTCGCGGGCGGGAGATCAGCCAGATCCTGCGCGAAGGCGTTGACTTTAATCTGCTGAACGAAGGCTTGCAAACCACGATCACGGAATTCGATCTGGATTATCTTTTCATTGACACGCATCCCGGTTTGAACGAAGAGACGCTGCTTTCCATTGCCACATCGGATATTCTCATCATCCTCCTGCGCCCGGATAACCAGGATATTCAAGGCACTTCGGTGACGGTGGATATTGCCCGCAGCCTCGATGTACCGAACTTGTTCCTGTTGGTCAACAAGGCGCTGCCGAAATACGATTTTTCAAAGATCAAAAAGGACATCGAAAGCGAATTCAATGCGCCTGTGACCGGCGTCCTGCCGTTGACGTTCGATATGGCGGACAATGCCAGCCAGGATCTGTTCTCGCTGCGTTATCCAGACCATGAATGGTCACGCGCACTGCAAGGCGTGGTCGAATCTGTTCTCTCAGTGAAGTAG
- a CDS encoding cyclic nucleotide-binding domain-containing protein, with protein sequence MSQDILKQLRETEFFSELSDDALAAVVAQATVRTFAPDEAMIRKGDSADSFFVVLSGNLKIVTTDGKGDEIIINKVEPGETVGEMSLIDQRPRSAGVIALEDVRALELNRDVFFDLLTRRADVAIGILQGYSSRLRFSTTYIEKVIDWSQKTAEGDYSFLDQSQPLMTHTGSDDDKAAQLLSTFYSMVKQVKAREEGLKQELERLTFEIDQTRRRKEFEEITGTEFYANLKEQAKALRQKRAQQD encoded by the coding sequence ATGAGCCAGGACATCCTAAAGCAATTACGAGAGACCGAATTTTTCAGCGAATTATCGGACGATGCATTGGCGGCGGTGGTGGCGCAGGCGACCGTGCGGACGTTTGCACCGGATGAGGCGATGATCCGCAAAGGCGATTCCGCTGATTCTTTCTTCGTGGTGTTAAGCGGTAATTTGAAGATCGTCACGACCGATGGCAAGGGTGACGAGATCATTATCAATAAGGTGGAACCCGGCGAGACGGTGGGGGAGATGTCGCTGATCGATCAACGACCGCGTTCGGCAGGCGTGATCGCGCTGGAGGACGTTCGGGCGCTGGAGTTGAACCGGGATGTGTTCTTCGATCTGCTGACCCGCCGCGCGGATGTTGCCATCGGTATTTTGCAGGGATATTCGAGCCGCCTGCGTTTTTCCACGACGTACATCGAAAAAGTGATAGACTGGTCGCAAAAAACGGCGGAAGGTGATTATTCCTTTCTCGATCAGAGTCAGCCGCTGATGACCCATACCGGCTCGGATGACGACAAGGCGGCGCAGCTGCTTTCGACGTTCTATTCGATGGTGAAGCAGGTGAAGGCGCGCGAAGAAGGACTGAAACAGGAATTGGAGCGTTTGACATTCGAGATCGATCAAACGCGCCGCAGGAAGGAATTTGAAGAGATCACCGGCACGGAATTCTATGCGAATTTGAAAGAACAGGCGAAGGCGTTGCGCCAGAAACGCGCCCAACAGGATTGA